Proteins encoded by one window of Lathyrus oleraceus cultivar Zhongwan6 chromosome 1, CAAS_Psat_ZW6_1.0, whole genome shotgun sequence:
- the LOC127097589 gene encoding uncharacterized protein LOC127097589: protein MLYKKKVQCYSCKKFGHFVADCWSNKKRKSKEANIARGESNDEPVLLMASESDCEYLVGWWTKFRCADDKYLNTEGMGNVKVRVKNGKTVLIKDVWYVPGMKSNMMNKLIMNSEQGSNKTFKVKVEIVGTKCLSTEGAEGYSELWHKRLGHLNFKSLGHMSSKKLVHGIPKTVKPEKSCEICMRGEQPRFPFSLEVAPRAKHGLRVVHYDEKKLPHTLWGDVVATAAYVLNICPTKKLKEIVPFDKWIGDKQSMLREGSWMKKEEPCCLSDFDDDPDSGGNHASKGDRAFEGSCSDDITESNKVFMNEIEISDLENMVYFLGMEILYSDKGMILHQLKYELKLMKIFEKINCKSATTHAKTNHKLDNDVEGHDVDAIKFKLLVGSLRYLCNTRHDICYVVGMVSKIMNKPKWSHYQVVVKILRYIKGTMKYGVLFPFDVESNSELIFYSDSDWGGDKVNRKSTYGYFFKYMGGPISWCSKKQPMAAVTTRN, encoded by the exons ATGTTGTACAAGAAGAAGGTTCAATGCTACTcttgtaagaagtttggtcactttgttgctgattgttggtcaaacaagaAAAGGAAATCAAAAGAAGCAAACATAGCCAGAGGAGAGTCTAATGATGAACCTGTGTTATTAATGGCTTCTGAATCTGATTGTGAATATCTGGTAGGATGGTG GACAAAATTCAGATGTGCTGATGATAAGTATCTGAATACTGAAGGAATGGGAAATGTCAAGGTTAGAGTGAAGAATGGCAAAACTGTTCTGATCAAGGATGTTtggtatgttcctggcatgaagaGTAATATGATGAAT AAGCTTATTATGAATTCTGAACAAGGAAGCAACAAAACCTTCAAAGTGAAGGTTGAAATAGTTGGAACTAAATGTCTTAGTACAGAAGGTGCTGAAGGTTACAGTGAGTTATGGCACAAGAGATTGGGGCATTTGAACTTCAAAAGCTTGGGGCATATGAGTTCTAAGAAGTTGGTACATGGCATTCCTAAGACTGTGAAACCTGagaagtcatgtgagatatgcatGAGAGGTGAGCAACCTAGATTTCCATTTTCATTAGAAGTggctccaagagcaaaacatggTTTAAGAGTAGTGCACTatgat GAGAAGAAACTCCCTCACACCTTATGGGGAGATGTCGTTGCCACTGCAGCATATGTTCTCAACATATGTCCAACCAAGAAActgaaggaaattgttccttttgaTAAGTGGAttggagataagcaaagt atgctaagagaaggaagttggatgAAAAAAGAAGAGCCATGTTGCTTGTCGG ATTTTGATGATGATCCAGATTCTGGTGGTAATCATGCCTCTAAAGGTGATCGAGCCTTTGAAG GGAGTTGTTCAGATGATATAACTGAGTCCAATAAGGTATTTATGAATGAGATTGAGATTAGTGATCTAGAAAACATGGtatattttctagggatggagatTTTGTACTCTGATAAGGGTATGATTTTGCATCAGTTGAAGTATGAACTTAAGCTTATGAAGATATTtgagaaaataaattgcaagTCTGCAACTACACATGCTAAAACAAATCACAAGTTGGACAATGATGTTGAGGGTCATGATGTAGATGCTATAAAGTTTAAACTGTTGGTTGGCTCATTGAGATATCTCTGCAATACCAGACATGACATATGCTATGTAGTTGGAATGGTGAGTAAGATTATGAACAAACCAAAATGGTCACATTACCAAGTTGTTGTCAAGATACTGAGGTATATTAAGGGGACTatgaagtatggagttttgttccctttTGATGTTGAATCTAATTCAGAGTTGATCTTCTATTCAGACTCTGATTGGGGTGGAGACAAAGTTAATAGAAAAAGTACTTATGGATATTTCTTCAAGTATatgggaggtcccatttcttggtgcTCTAAGAAGCAACCAATGGCTGCTGTTACCACAAGAAATTGA